The uncultured Methanobrevibacter sp. genome has a window encoding:
- a CDS encoding PfkB family carbohydrate kinase, whose amino-acid sequence MTLVVIGPVTQDLIVIGDESSIKIGGATYFQSFVFEEFYTDYLAVVNCKSKNLVSGFPDSDKVKVIEKDSTHFFINEYPNPENPDIRYQLSNFANIPILKSDLEGVLDGVDVDAFVLNPLNRYDFPLETVEYLKTFNVPIFMSMQGFLRVPDNQVNENYRLKLDNFDELDAILSGVDTIFLDEREKNIIGTHYDVDEMVITDGSNGSRIVSEGEIRIKAVKCDNVVDTTGCGDTFMAAYITQKLLLKSSENAGNFASRIASEKIKNFGPYNSNG is encoded by the coding sequence ATGACATTGGTTGTTATCGGTCCGGTTACACAGGATTTAATTGTTATTGGTGATGAAAGCTCCATAAAGATTGGAGGAGCTACATATTTTCAAAGTTTTGTCTTTGAAGAGTTTTACACTGATTATCTGGCGGTTGTAAATTGCAAAAGCAAAAATCTCGTCAGCGGCTTTCCCGATTCGGATAAAGTTAAAGTCATTGAAAAGGACTCTACTCATTTTTTCATCAATGAATATCCCAATCCCGAAAACCCCGATATCCGCTATCAGTTAAGCAATTTCGCAAATATTCCTATTTTAAAAAGTGATCTGGAAGGCGTACTGGATGGTGTTGATGTTGATGCATTTGTTTTAAATCCCCTTAACCGTTATGATTTTCCTCTTGAAACTGTCGAATACCTGAAAACTTTCAATGTTCCTATCTTCATGTCCATGCAGGGTTTTTTAAGAGTCCCTGACAATCAAGTAAATGAAAACTATCGATTAAAATTAGATAACTTTGATGAGTTGGATGCTATTTTATCAGGCGTTGATACAATATTTTTGGATGAACGTGAAAAGAATATTATTGGGACACACTATGATGTAGATGAGATGGTCATAACTGACGGAAGTAACGGTTCAAGAATTGTAAGTGAAGGTGAAATAAGAATAAAGGCTGTAAAATGTGATAATGTTGTGGATACAACCGGCTGCGGAGATACATTTATGGCGGCATACATCACACAGAAATTACTCTTGAAATCATCTGAAAATGCCGGAAACTTTGCATCAAGAATTGCAAGTGAAAAAATAAAAAATTTCGGACCTTACAATTCCAACGGATAA
- a CDS encoding Ig-like domain repeat protein, giving the protein SLTTNNKTVNITAKSNIFSEVMPGKLLFILPNGTQINATYGTNGTWWAEHTFDAYGEYKINATYVGLDNVTINNGTITINKVNSTITLDNIVLDYGETKNVTVTTTGATGITAKIDGNNVTVINNYTIQIPVLDAGTYNLTVTTIPDDDHNPVTKEVNITVNKVNSTLTLDDVVLDYGESKSITVTTEGATGITAKIDGVDVTVSNYTIPISGLSAGNYTLTVTTIADKNHNPVTKEANINVNKVESTLTVGDIVFDYGSEGSGDVYFTGASEVTANVVNQPSAVVSVSGNKISVSGLAAGTYTLNVTTVPDENHTAVTETATITVNKVNSTLTLDDVVLDYGETKNITVTTGGATGITAKIDGVNVTVNGYTIPISGLGAGNYTLSVTTIPDDNHNPVNVTSKITVNKVESTLTVGDIVFDYDGEGSGDVSFTGASKVTANVINQPKAVVSVNDNKITVSGLAAGTYTLNVTTVPDENHTAVTETAGITVNKINSTLTLDDVELDYGDSKNVTVATEGATGITAKIDGVNVTVNGYTIPISGLGAGNYTLTVTTIPDDNHNPVNVTSKITVNKVESTLTVGDIVFDYDGEGSGDVSFTGASEVLANVVNQPSAVISVNDNKITVSGLGAGTYTLNVTNVPDENHTAVTETATITVNKINSTLTLDDVELDYGDSKNVTVATEGATGITAKIDGVNVTVNGYTIPISGLGAGNYTLTVTTIADKNHNPVTKEANITVNKVNATLTVNDVVLDYGESKNITVTTEGATGITAKIDGANVTVNGYTIPISGLGAGNYTLTVTTIADKNHNPVTKEVNITVNKLSTEIILANETLDLKVGDEVPVLANLTPAGAGNLTFTSSNEDLVFVEDNVTIVANSQGQAIITVSFAGNENYTAAENKTITVNVALNDASVSVENDTLNLKVDETSAINATINPDTIMLKIKYTSSNESVAIVDKNGIVTAVGEGRAIITIEVGDDEIYAKISTTVTVTVNKINTTADVSIPENITVGDNSTVNVVLPADAKGNVTVKVDDEVVDTVPVKDGNADVTIPSMSAGNHTVEIAYSGDGKYNPVNETKEISVSKNDITPEITIPSDIEFGDNATVDIKLPDDSTGNVTLTVDGKEINTVPVTNGTASVKLPALDAGNHTAEIAYSGDDKYKSASKTTTISIDKDSTKITAADVTATYKVDKYLVITLKDSKGNPLANASVTVDLNTIKNYTTDENGQIKIKVSNLVPKTYNAKITFAGNNNYLGSDATAKVVVKKATPKITASNKMFKTTTKNKKYTITLKDNTGKPIKNAKVYLKVNGKTYKATTNSKGKATFKITKLSKTGTFKATVTYKGNKYFNKASKKVTVKVISTWKTISKGSKAKSTVKEIQRALKNNGYYLTAYGHYLKVDGIYWDYTVKAVKQFQKAKGLKVTGKVDEKTAKKLGII; this is encoded by the coding sequence CTGGTGGGCAGAACATACATTTGACGCTTACGGAGAATATAAAATCAATGCAACATATGTTGGACTTGACAATGTCACTATCAACAATGGAACTATAACAATCAATAAAGTCAATTCAACAATAACCTTGGACAATATTGTTTTAGATTATGGTGAAACCAAGAATGTCACTGTAACAACTACCGGAGCCACTGGAATCACTGCCAAGATTGATGGTAACAATGTGACTGTTATTAATAATTATACTATTCAAATTCCTGTTTTAGATGCAGGAACCTACAATTTAACAGTAACAACAATACCTGATGATGATCACAACCCTGTAACTAAAGAAGTCAACATCACTGTCAATAAGGTTAATTCCACATTAACATTAGATGATGTTGTTTTAGATTATGGTGAAAGTAAAAGCATTACTGTAACAACTGAAGGAGCAACTGGTATTACTGCTAAGATTGATGGTGTTGATGTAACTGTCAGTAATTATACTATTCCAATTTCAGGTTTAAGTGCAGGAAATTACACTTTAACTGTAACAACAATAGCTGACAAAAATCACAATCCAGTAACTAAAGAAGCTAACATTAATGTAAACAAAGTAGAATCCACGTTAACTGTTGGTGATATTGTATTTGATTATGGTAGTGAAGGTTCTGGTGATGTGTATTTCACTGGTGCAAGTGAAGTTACTGCTAACGTTGTCAATCAGCCTTCTGCTGTTGTTAGTGTAAGTGGTAATAAGATTAGTGTTTCTGGTTTGGCTGCTGGAACTTATACTTTGAATGTTACTACTGTTCCTGATGAAAACCATACTGCTGTAACAGAAACTGCTACAATCACTGTCAATAAGGTTAATTCCACTTTAACATTGGATGATGTTGTTTTAGATTATGGTGAAACTAAAAACATTACTGTAACAACTGGAGGCGCAACAGGTATTACTGCTAAGATTGATGGTGTTAATGTAACTGTCAATGGTTATACTATTCCGATTTCAGGTTTAGGTGCAGGCAATTATACATTGTCTGTAACTACAATCCCTGATGATAATCACAATCCTGTAAATGTAACATCTAAAATCACAGTAAATAAGGTAGAATCTACATTGACTGTTGGTGATATTGTATTTGATTATGATGGTGAGGGTTCTGGTGATGTTTCTTTCACCGGTGCAAGCAAAGTTACTGCTAACGTTATCAACCAACCTAAAGCGGTTGTTAGTGTAAATGATAATAAGATTACTGTTTCTGGTTTGGCTGCAGGAACTTATACTTTGAATGTTACTACTGTTCCTGATGAAAACCATACTGCTGTAACAGAAACCGCTGGAATCACAGTCAATAAAATTAATTCCACTTTAACATTGGATGATGTTGAATTGGATTATGGTGACTCCAAGAATGTCACTGTAGCAACTGAAGGAGCAACAGGTATTACTGCTAAAATTGATGGAGTTAATGTAACTGTCAATGGTTATACTATTCCGATTTCAGGTTTAGGCGCAGGAAATTACACATTGACTGTAACTACAATCCCTGATGATAATCACAATCCTGTAAATGTAACATCTAAAATCACAGTCAATAAGGTAGAATCCACGTTAACTGTTGGTGATATTGTATTTGATTATGATGGTGAGGGTTCTGGTGATGTTTCTTTCACTGGTGCAAGTGAAGTCCTTGCTAATGTTGTCAATCAGCCTTCTGCTGTTATTAGTGTAAATGATAATAAGATTACTGTTTCTGGTTTGGGCGCTGGAACTTATACTTTGAATGTTACTAATGTTCCTGATGAAAACCATACTGCTGTAACAGAAACTGCTACAATCACAGTCAATAAAATTAATTCAACCTTAACATTGGATGATGTTGAATTGGATTATGGTGACTCCAAGAATGTCACTGTAGCAACTGAAGGAGCAACAGGCATTACTGCTAAAATTGATGGAGTTAATGTAACTGTCAATGGTTATACTATTCCGATTTCAGGTTTAGGCGCAGGAAATTACACATTAACTGTAACAACAATAGCTGACAAAAATCACAATCCAGTAACTAAAGAAGCTAACATTACTGTTAATAAGGTTAATGCTACTTTAACCGTTAATGATGTTGTTTTAGATTATGGTGAAAGTAAAAATATTACTGTAACAACTGAAGGAGCAACAGGCATTACTGCTAAAATTGACGGAGCTAATGTAACTGTCAATGGTTATACTATTCCAATTTCAGGTTTAGGCGCAGGAAATTACACATTAACTGTAACAACAATAGCTGACAAAAATCACAATCCAGTAACTAAAGAAGTCAACATTACTGTAAATAAATTATCTACTGAAATCATTCTCGCTAATGAAACACTTGATTTAAAAGTAGGTGATGAGGTCCCTGTTTTAGCGAATTTAACTCCTGCGGGTGCAGGTAATTTAACTTTCACATCCAGTAATGAAGATCTTGTTTTTGTTGAAGATAATGTAACTATTGTTGCTAATAGTCAAGGTCAAGCAATTATTACAGTCAGTTTTGCAGGTAACGAAAATTATACTGCTGCTGAAAACAAGACAATAACCGTCAATGTCGCATTAAACGACGCCAGCGTCAGTGTTGAAAACGATACTTTGAATTTAAAAGTTGATGAAACAAGCGCAATTAATGCAACTATAAACCCTGATACAATAATGCTTAAAATTAAGTACACATCCAGCAATGAATCTGTTGCCATTGTAGATAAAAATGGTATTGTTACCGCTGTCGGTGAAGGTAGAGCAATCATTACCATTGAAGTTGGAGATGATGAAATCTATGCTAAAATCTCAACCACCGTTACAGTAACAGTAAATAAAATAAACACAACTGCAGATGTTTCAATTCCTGAAAACATTACTGTCGGTGATAATTCAACAGTCAATGTAGTATTGCCGGCTGATGCTAAAGGCAATGTCACAGTTAAAGTTGACGACGAAGTTGTAGATACTGTACCTGTAAAAGATGGAAATGCTGATGTTACAATTCCTTCCATGAGTGCTGGAAACCACACTGTTGAAATAGCTTACTCCGGTGACGGCAAATACAATCCTGTAAATGAAACTAAAGAAATCTCTGTTTCTAAAAATGATATAACTCCTGAAATTACAATTCCGTCAGACATTGAATTCGGTGATAATGCTACTGTTGATATCAAGCTTCCAGATGACTCAACAGGAAACGTAACACTAACAGTTGATGGTAAAGAAATCAATACCGTACCTGTAACTAATGGAACTGCAAGTGTCAAGCTACCAGCATTAGACGCTGGAAACCATACTGCTGAAATAGCTTACTCCGGTGATGATAAATACAAATCTGCTTCAAAAACTACTACAATCAGTATAGACAAGGATTCCACCAAGATTACTGCAGCTGATGTGACTGCAACATATAAAGTCGACAAATATCTTGTAATCACATTAAAAGACAGTAAAGGAAATCCTTTGGCAAATGCTAGTGTAACTGTTGATTTAAACACAATTAAAAACTACACTACTGATGAAAACGGCCAAATCAAAATTAAAGTAAGCAATCTGGTTCCAAAAACATACAATGCAAAAATAACATTTGCAGGCAACAACAACTATCTTGGATCAGATGCCACTGCTAAGGTTGTAGTTAAAAAGGCAACTCCAAAGATTACTGCTTCCAATAAAATGTTCAAGACAACTACTAAAAACAAAAAGTACACCATAACATTAAAGGACAATACCGGCAAACCAATCAAGAATGCCAAAGTCTATCTGAAAGTAAACGGCAAAACATATAAAGCCACTACAAACAGTAAAGGCAAGGCTACATTCAAAATTACCAAACTTTCCAAAACTGGAACATTCAAGGCAACCGTAACATATAAAGGAAACAAGTACTTCAACAAGGCTAGCAAGAAAGTAACTGTTAAAGTCATTTCTACCTGGAAAACAATATCTAAAGGAAGCAAAGCAAAATCAACTGTTAAAGAGATTCAAAGGGCATTGAAAAACAACGGATATTATCTCACAGCTTACGGTCATTACCTGAAGGTTGACGGCATCTACTGGGACTACACTGTAAAAGCTGTAAAACAGTTCCAGAAAGCCAAAGGCCTGAAAGTAACCGGCAAGGTTGATGAAAAGACTGCCAAAAAACTTGGAATAATTTAA
- a CDS encoding cation diffusion facilitator family transporter, with protein MRIDTHHHHKKAGDNLAFVFFMNLAFNIIVIVGGLATNSVAILADCIHDLSDTISIAFAWVLEKVSQKDSTDNYSYGYQRFSILGAVIISVFVIIMAFVILQEAIPRLFAPEGVDAEGMLVISIIGLVFKSLSVYRLHKGETFNEKAIFFHQLGDIFEWLAILILSVVLIFWDGAPYLDPFVSIGIALWLIFNLGRNLYKSLEVLLQKTPDYFDVNVFKNSILDIQGVNAIDDFHIWSLDGIDSVMTLKVDVDFGQDVSQIKKEIYQISNRYHVVDITIELE; from the coding sequence ATGAGAATTGATACGCATCATCATCACAAAAAAGCAGGTGATAATCTAGCATTTGTTTTTTTTATGAATTTGGCTTTTAATATTATTGTAATCGTCGGAGGACTTGCTACAAACAGTGTGGCTATCCTTGCAGACTGTATACATGACCTCTCAGATACCATTTCAATTGCTTTTGCTTGGGTGCTTGAAAAGGTTTCACAGAAGGATTCTACAGATAACTACTCATACGGCTATCAGAGATTTTCAATTCTCGGAGCCGTAATAATCTCAGTATTTGTAATCATAATGGCTTTTGTAATTCTTCAGGAAGCTATCCCGAGACTATTTGCACCTGAAGGTGTTGATGCTGAAGGAATGCTTGTCATATCAATTATAGGTCTTGTTTTCAAATCACTTTCAGTATATCGTCTTCATAAAGGTGAAACATTCAATGAAAAGGCAATATTTTTCCATCAGCTTGGAGATATCTTCGAATGGCTGGCAATACTGATACTGAGTGTTGTTCTGATATTCTGGGACGGTGCACCATATCTTGATCCGTTTGTCTCAATAGGTATTGCACTGTGGCTGATATTCAATCTCGGAAGAAATCTGTACAAGTCACTGGAAGTTCTTCTTCAAAAGACTCCTGATTATTTCGACGTTAACGTGTTTAAAAATTCCATTCTGGATATACAAGGCGTTAATGCAATCGATGATTTTCATATATGGTCTTTAGACGGAATCGATTCGGTTATGACTCTAAAGGTTGACGTTGATTTCGGCCAGGATGTCAGTCAGATTAAAAAAGAGATTTATCAAATTTCAAACAGGTATCACGTTGTAGACATTACTATTGAACTTGAATAG